A single Victivallis lenta DNA region contains:
- the rpsT gene encoding 30S ribosomal protein S20: MAHTKSAVKRLRTSQQANLRNRMRTSELKTIEKKLRAAVAEGNAAAAAELGKTFASRLDKAAKVGTIHANRVANKKSQLDKLLNSLAK; encoded by the coding sequence ATGGCTCACACCAAATCCGCCGTCAAGCGTCTGCGCACCAGTCAGCAGGCCAATCTCCGCAACCGTATGCGCACCAGTGAACTCAAGACGATCGAAAAGAAGCTGCGCGCCGCCGTCGCCGAAGGCAATGCCGCCGCCGCCGCCGAGCTCGGCAAGACCTTTGCGAGCCGTCTCGACAAGGCCGCGAAGGTCGGCACGATCCACGCGAACCGCGTCGCGAACAAGAAGTCGCAGCTCGACAAGCTCCTGAACTCGCTGGCCAAATAA
- a CDS encoding AEC family transporter, translating to MMYQVFLSILETFIVFGFGALAWKLRMIETGDLDKLSRLTLDMFFPMLTFSTITRTFDPNRLTELWVMPLLGIALMLFGAGAGWVFKRLMKSKGHGREGTFHHICAINNYVFLPIIVLQNIYGERHVALLLLMNVGSTIGFWTIGVLTLTGGGSLSKTMKSIFSINVAAVAAALLVSFLHIPLPEALNYTFQYLGNITVPLMLVVIGVALVGCFRGMLENWYDMLLLSVVRLVLIPVALLLLLRLLPLPEEAYQVAAVVALMPAASSSVLIAKRYGGDPDFAGRAIILTTLFSLGTIPLLMALFLPA from the coding sequence ATGATGTATCAGGTTTTTCTCTCGATTCTCGAAACGTTCATCGTCTTCGGCTTCGGCGCGCTGGCCTGGAAGCTCAGGATGATCGAAACCGGTGATCTGGACAAGCTGTCGCGGCTCACGCTCGACATGTTCTTTCCGATGCTGACCTTTTCGACCATCACGCGCACGTTCGACCCGAACCGGCTGACCGAGCTCTGGGTCATGCCGCTGCTCGGCATTGCGCTCATGCTGTTCGGCGCCGGCGCCGGCTGGGTGTTCAAGCGGCTCATGAAGTCGAAGGGACACGGGCGCGAGGGGACGTTCCATCACATCTGCGCCATCAACAACTATGTGTTCCTGCCGATCATCGTGCTGCAGAACATCTACGGCGAACGGCACGTCGCGCTGCTGCTCCTGATGAATGTCGGCTCGACCATCGGCTTCTGGACGATCGGGGTACTGACGCTGACCGGAGGCGGTTCGCTCTCCAAAACCATGAAGAGCATTTTTTCGATCAACGTCGCGGCGGTGGCCGCGGCGCTCCTTGTGTCGTTCCTGCACATTCCGCTGCCGGAGGCGCTGAATTACACATTCCAGTATCTCGGCAACATCACCGTGCCGCTGATGCTCGTCGTCATCGGCGTGGCGCTGGTCGGCTGCTTCCGGGGAATGCTCGAGAACTGGTACGACATGCTGCTGCTGTCGGTTGTGCGCCTGGTGCTGATCCCGGTTGCGCTGCTTCTGCTGCTCCGGCTCCTGCCGCTGCCGGAGGAGGCGTATCAGGTCGCGGCGGTCGTTGCATTGATGCCGGCTGCGTCGAGCTCGGTGCTGATCGCCAAGCGCTACGGCGGCGACCCGGATTTCGCCGGGCGGGCGATCATCCTGACCACACTTTTCTCGCTCGGAACGATCCCGCTCCTGATGGCGCTGTTTCTGCCGGCGTGA